The following is a genomic window from Rubeoparvulum massiliense.
TCGTATAAGGACCATGCTGCAATTCCGCGGATTGGTGGTCGAGGATCTTGGCGTAAAATTTTCGTTAAGAGTGGAGCTGCTGTTCGATCTCCATAATGGGCTAATGCAATAATTGCATTACGCTGGAGTGGCTTCTTACCACGCCAGGCTGCTGCTGTTTTACCATATATTTCGGTAAATTCCCTCTTGCCCAGTGAAATAAAGGGCTTAAGCAAGGGCTTCACCAACTCACCTACCGGTTCCATTTCCGGATGAAGATGAAAATCCTTTTTACGATTGTAAGGGCAGACCTGCTGACATGTATCGCACCCATAGAGTCGATTCCCTAACTTGAGACGAAACTCTTCATGAATCCAATTCTTCTCTTGGGTTATCTGCGACAAGCAACGCTTTGCATTCAGTTGATGTGGACCAAGAAACGCTTGGGTAGGACATGCCTCCAAACAACGCGTACAAGTACCGCACCCATTTTCCATTGGTGAATCAGGAGGAAAGGGAATCGTTGTGATCAATTCACCGAGATAGACCCATGAACCGAATTCAGGTGTAATGAGCGAACAGTTTTTCCCGATCCAACCGATGCCTGCCCGTTCTGCAACTGCACGATCCACCAGGGCGCCTGTATCTACCATCCCTGTGATCTTAACTTGCGGCACACGTGCCTTAAGGAATGCTTCAATCTCCTCAAGCTTGGCACGTAGCACCTGATGATAATCAACGCCCCAGGCTGCACGACAAATCATCCCACGATACCCTTCTTTGCTTCCATGGGGTGTCTCTCCAATTCGACTAGGATAAGCTAGAGCAATGGCGATGAGGGATGCTGCGCCAGGTAATATACGTTGAGGATCGATGCGTAGCGAGATATCCTGTTCTTCAAATGAAGAGGCATGACCGGCTTCTTGTCGTCTTTGCAGGATAGGGAGAAGGTCATCGAAAGGCTCCACTGTTGCAAAACCGATCTTATCGATGCCAATCTGGTGGGCATATGCTATCAGTTCTTGTTTAAGCTCCAGTAGTTCCCCATGAGAAAAAGCTATGCTGATATTGGAGTCAGTCACGTCAAGCCTCCTCCCTTCTTACCGACATTTCTATAGCCTCTTTGTTAGCCAATGTAACGTACACAAAAACTATGAGCGTGGAATTGCAGAGGTAGCCAGTTCATCAGCACGTTGATTCAAGCGATCATCAGCGTGACCTTTTACCTTGATCCACTCTACCTGATGAATGGAGACCAGTTCTAATAAACGGCGCCACAGATCTTGATTCTCAACGGCTTGATTCTTGGAGTTTCGCCAACCATTCTGTACCCATTTCTTATACCATCCCTGCTGAAAACAATTAATTAAATAGGCACTATCCGAATGTAGTCTGACCATACATGGTTCTTTTAGTGCCTCGAGCGCTTTGATGGCAGCCATCAGCTCCATACGCTGGTTCGTGGTCTCTGCTTCAAAGCCAGATAGCTCCTTACGGTGTTCCTGAAAGATGAGAATGACTCCCCATCCACCAGGGCCCGGATTATGTGAGCAGGCACCATCGGTATATACAATGATCTCCTTCATATTACTCATTCCATACCTCCTGATTCTTACTGCCCCATTGAAGGTAGTTTTTTTCATTGTAACATATAAAAAATCAGTTTACAGATATCTGTAAACTGATAATTTGTATTTAATATAGAGATAAAAATTGGAGCGGGTGAAGGGAATCGAACCCTCACATTCGGCTTGGAAGGCCGATGTTCTACCATTGAACTACACCCGCATCTTTTTTGGTGCCGAAGGTGGGACTTGAACCCACATGATCGGAGATCACACGATTTTGAGTCGTGCGCGTCTGCCAGTTCCGCCACTTCGGCGAATGAAGTGAACAGTGACTATTATACAAGATTTTTGCTCTCAGGTAAAGTGACAATTTCTTGGAGGAGGCACCCGGATTTGAACCGGGGATAAGGGTTTTGCAGACCCGTGCCTTACCACTTGGCTATGCCTCCATGGTGGAGCGGAAAACGGGACTCGAACCCGCGACCCCAACCTTGGCAAGGTTGTGCTCTACCAACTGAGCTACTTCCGCATTAACGTGGCTGGGTAGGCTGGATTCGAACCAACGCATGACGGAGTCAAAGTCCGTTGCCTTACCGCTTGGCTACTACCCATTACGATATTTGACACATTAGTTGTCGGAATTTGGCAGGGGCAGTAGGAATCGAACCCACACTAGAGGTTTTGGAGACCTCTGTTCTACCGTTAAACTATGCCCCTATTCTTATAATGGTGGAGGGAGTAGGATTCGAACCTACGAAGGCAAAGCCAGCGGATTTACAGTCCGCCCCAGTTGGCCACTTTGGTATCCCTCCAAAGCAATGGTGCCGGCAAGAGGAATTGAACCCCCAACCTACTGATTACAAGTCAGTTGCTCTACCAATTGAGCTACACCGGCATCAATAAATTGCCTTAATAGTGGTGGTTCGGGACGGAATCGAACCGCCGACACGAGGATTTTCAGTCCTCTGCTCT
Proteins encoded in this region:
- the rnhA gene encoding ribonuclease HI, encoding MKEIIVYTDGACSHNPGPGGWGVILIFQEHRKELSGFEAETTNQRMELMAAIKALEALKEPCMVRLHSDSAYLINCFQQGWYKKWVQNGWRNSKNQAVENQDLWRRLLELVSIHQVEWIKVKGHADDRLNQRADELATSAIPRS
- the queG gene encoding tRNA epoxyqueuosine(34) reductase QueG, which codes for MTDSNISIAFSHGELLELKQELIAYAHQIGIDKIGFATVEPFDDLLPILQRRQEAGHASSFEEQDISLRIDPQRILPGAASLIAIALAYPSRIGETPHGSKEGYRGMICRAAWGVDYHQVLRAKLEEIEAFLKARVPQVKITGMVDTGALVDRAVAERAGIGWIGKNCSLITPEFGSWVYLGELITTIPFPPDSPMENGCGTCTRCLEACPTQAFLGPHQLNAKRCLSQITQEKNWIHEEFRLKLGNRLYGCDTCQQVCPYNRKKDFHLHPEMEPVGELVKPLLKPFISLGKREFTEIYGKTAAAWRGKKPLQRNAIIALAHYGDRTAAPLLTKILRQDPRPPIRGIAAWSLYEIFGDECRPILEESLALEKDPDVREEILQCLAKCVQK